CTTGTGCGGCTTGTGCTGCTTGTGGgccttcttcatcttcttcctcaTCTTCTTTGCTGCCTTCTTGTCCAGCACGTGGGTCCCAACAGCAACGGCCCCAGGCAACAGGGGGTTAACACCCATCCCCCCAGGCATGCCAGGAGCAGGCGGTGGGTAAGGGCCCACAGGGTagccaggctgcaggccagggcaaGGGGGTTGCACTGGGTGACCCGGGGGATATGGAGGCTGCCCGGGAACACCTGGTGGAGGGATGGGATAGGAACCAGGGGGTGCTGGGCCCGGTGGGAAAGCAGGGTTCCCCGGGGGTGGGAACGCAGGGTTGGTGCCAGGCGGGTACGAAGGGTTAGGCGGGTAGGTCGGTCCGGGGTAGGCACCGGGCTGTCCTGGAAGGAGAATAAATCAGGGTCATAGCCAGCAAGAGAAGTGAGATACACTGTGGAGTGATAACACCCCTCCAGCATggccctgctctcagccccagcctgcagcaccatggaggcTTCCCAGCCTCACCGCCTGCattaaaatcctagggctggaagggacctcgggaggtcatctatccagcccctgcttcaagcaggatcagccccaacgaaatcatcccagccaggactgtgtcaaagagggacataaaaacctctaaggatggagattccaccacctctctaggcaacgcattccagtgcttcaccaccctcctggtgaaatagtttttcctaatatctaacctacgcatctccctctgtaacttcagaccattgctccttgttctgccgtctgtcaccactgagaacagcctctctccatcctctttagagctcccctttaggaagctgaaggctgctattaaatcacccctcagtcttctgtaaactaaattggcccaaatccctcagcctctcgtcatagattaaggggctggagcacaagaccatttttgttgccctccacggaacctgctccagcccagccacatcctttttatactggggggcccaaaactggacacaatattccagatgtggcctcaccagtgccaaatagaggggaaccaccacttctctagacctgctcacagtgctcctcctaatgcaccctaatatgccattagccttcttggctacaagggcgcactgcttactcatatccagcctttcatccaccataacctctaggtccctttccgctgtactgctgctgagccagtcagtccccagcctataacaatgcctgggattcttctgttcatCCCCATGACAGCACTGGGGGGCAACACTGAGCAGTACAGGGCCTGGTTTGCCTCTGGGGGCAATTGACCAGGTCCTGGGGATCTAAGATCACTATTACAACGGCACAAGCTAGAggagcagctccattggcttagCAGACTCCAACCTCCATATGTTTCTGATGCCAGCGGGGCATGGGCATAGGAATGGCCAGACTGGCTTAGACTAATGGTCcctcaagcccagtatcctgtcttccgccCGCAGCCAGGGCCAAATGCTGCTTAGGGAACCAACAGAACAGGGAAACGTACCAAGAGACCCAGCTCCTGGCCATCAGTACATGGGGTGTGTTGCTGTCTGTCTTGGGAGATAAGCCATTGATGGGACTAACCTTCAGGAACCTCTTACTCTTTTTTGATCTGTCTTATACTTCTGGCCTTTACAACACCCCCCAGAaatgaattccacaggctgaCATTGTGTGAgcgagtacaggttgaacctcttctccagcaccctcagggcctgacccggtgccagacgagagaatttgccagaccatgggaggtcaatattgtccagcacgtTAGCAACACTTCCcctgtttattgggctcttagaagacatttaggggtaaatcacagctaaataacggcacacactgagagccaggcctagtgggtggaaacaaactttatgagactgcagacaagttggccacacccatgatgagggGTCATCTGGCTAACAAACGCCATATGCCGGACCAGGGATGTTGCGGGATGAGAGTtatgcattagagaggttcaacctgtacttccttttgttttaagccCGCTGCCttttcatttcattgggtgacctcaGGTTCTTGTCTTATGGGAAGAGGTAAACAACACTttcttattcaccttctccaccccGACATGATCTCAGAGCCCTCTGTCAGATCCCTTCTTCGTCATCTCTTTTCGCTTTCTCCACATGGAAGCTGTTTCAGACCCCTAAtaaatttttgttgctcttttctgtactTATTCCAATGCTAATATATCGGTTTGGAGAGGCAGCAACCCGAATGACACAGTATTCAAGGGATGGGAGCACTACAGGTTTATTATAATACCAATACGGGTTGAACCTTTcacatcatgctggattatggagtttgttaTGCAAACATTCTGGATTAGAGTTAGCCAAATGACTAcctatcatgggtctggccaagtctcccagggtcccataaagttggttcccagccaccaggcctggctctcagagttctgtgctgttatttagctgtaatttagcccaatgtcttctaagagtgcagtaaacagtggaagtgctggtaatgtgctagacgatattgacctcccgttgtcCGCCACATTTTCccgtccagcaccggtcaggtcccaggagccctggtttagagaggttcaacctgtacatatttTTCTGTCTCATTATCTATCCCTTCCCTAAGGGATCCTAATACCCTACCGGTATTTTTGGTTACTGCTGCATGTTGAGCGGATCAcggaatcctaaggctggaagagacctcaggaggtcatctagtccagccccctaactgaagcaggataaacccccactaaatcatcccaagccgggacttaaaaacctctggggatggagattccaccacctctctaggcaacgcatcccagtgcttcaccaccctcctagtgaagtgtttttttcctaatatccaacctacacctctccctcttcaactttagaccattactccttgttttgtcatctgtcaccactcagaactgcctctttccatcttctttagagccccctttcaggaagctgagggctgctatcaaattgcccctcattcttctcttctgcaaactaaagcccaaatccctcagcctctcctcaccggtcatgtgctccagccccctaatcatttttgttactctccactggacctgctccaatgcatccacatgctttctatactggggggcccagaaccagaTGCAATCCTCCAGATGAAGCCTCACCCGTGctgcagaggggaataataataagttctctagatctgctaaaAACACTCCTTGTAATGCACCCCatattctgttttgaaagaactagCTACAGTGACTTCCAGATCTCTTTTCTGAGTGGCAACAGCTACATTAACCCTCATCATTTTGCATGTATAAAtggcatttgttttcatttgttttccagtGCTCATCACTGCATTCACTgccattgaatttcatctgccccCCTCGCCCCATTCTGTGAGAtttctttgtaactctttgccgTTTTGAACTTACCTATCTTCAGtaattttgtattatctgcaaactctGCTGCCTCATTATTTACCCCTGGTATCCAGATCACTGATTAATACCCTGAACAGCACAGGTCACAATACAGATCCTTGATGTACTCTGCTATTTCTTCCTgctctttgtttcctatcttttaaccagttactgataaGTGACCGGCCCTCCCCTTTAGCCCCCAAGTGCTCACTCGGCTTAAGAGCCTgcggtgagggaccttgtcaaagcctTTCTGAAAGTCTGAGTACACTATAGACCCTGGATCTCCCTTGGTCACATGTTTGTTG
This sequence is a window from Carettochelys insculpta isolate YL-2023 chromosome 29, ASM3395843v1, whole genome shotgun sequence. Protein-coding genes within it:
- the PRR13 gene encoding proline-rich protein 13 — its product is MWNPNAGQPGAYPGPTYPPNPSYPPGTNPAFPPPGNPAFPPGPAPPGSYPIPPPGVPGQPPYPPGHPVQPPCPGLQPGYPVGPYPPPAPGMPGGMGVNPLLPGAVAVGTHVLDKKAAKKMRKKMKKAHKQHKPHKLHKHGKHSSSSSSSSSSSSD